Proteins encoded within one genomic window of Spirochaetota bacterium:
- a CDS encoding AraC family transcriptional regulator has product MTTREKKSKQKYLSDEYTFRINRVIDYIERNIDKELLLEDLARIAHFSRFHFHRIFRAMMGETLNQYIQRTRIEKAANQLINNPKKSITHIAFDCGFSGSATFARLFREIYDMNASEWRAGGYQQHRKICKTESKRGQPHSRIRKDILNSSIYIDDNQNMIWRFEMINKEEIKVEVKDVPEFHVAYIRHIGPYQGDSDLFEKLFNKLFMWAGPRGLLRFPETRVLSIYHDNPEITDDNRLRTSVCISVPDDTPVDGEIGKMVISDGKYAFARFEIHSEEYQDAWDFVYGCWLPESGYQPDDRPCYELYHNNPQEHPEKKHIVDICIPVMPM; this is encoded by the coding sequence ATGACCACAAGGGAAAAGAAGAGTAAACAAAAATATCTCAGTGATGAATATACATTCCGTATCAATCGAGTAATTGACTACATAGAGAGGAATATTGATAAAGAACTCCTTCTTGAGGATCTCGCGAGGATTGCACATTTTTCCCGGTTTCATTTTCATCGAATATTTCGGGCAATGATGGGTGAGACCCTAAATCAGTATATACAGAGGACTCGCATTGAAAAAGCTGCTAATCAGCTTATCAATAATCCCAAAAAATCAATCACTCATATTGCTTTTGACTGCGGCTTCTCTGGATCTGCGACTTTTGCTAGGTTATTCAGAGAGATTTATGATATGAATGCAAGTGAATGGCGTGCTGGCGGATATCAACAACATCGCAAGATTTGCAAAACAGAAAGCAAAAGGGGGCAACCACATAGCAGGATAAGGAAAGACATTTTAAATTCCTCCATTTATATTGATGATAATCAAAATATGATATGGAGGTTTGAAATGATAAATAAAGAAGAGATAAAGGTCGAGGTTAAAGACGTCCCAGAATTCCATGTGGCTTATATCCGTCACATCGGCCCATATCAGGGAGATAGCGATCTATTTGAGAAACTATTTAATAAACTCTTTATGTGGGCAGGCCCCAGGGGCCTTTTACGTTTTCCAGAGACTAGAGTATTATCCATTTACCATGATAATCCGGAAATTACAGATGACAATAGGCTTAGGACAAGTGTTTGCATCTCAGTTCCTGATGATACTCCTGTTGATGGCGAAATTGGCAAGATGGTTATTTCTGATGGCAAGTATGCTTTTGCTCGATTCGAGATTCATAGTGAGGAATATCAGGATGCCTGGGATTTCGTTTATGGTTGCTGGCTGCCTGAAAGCGGGTACCAGCCTGATGATCGTCCCTGTTACGAACTCTATCACAATAATCCACAAGAGCATCCGGAGAAGAAACATATCGTTGATATCTGCATTCCGGTTATGCCGATGTAG
- a CDS encoding N-formylglutamate amidohydrolase yields the protein MKGRLPILIIIPHGGQRVPDELSGLEVIDRFNLFIESDTCANELFAFENEVISKIDTQISRLFVDLDRSPLSTTQRSYDGVLKRETITGKKIYRDGVFPDEIAMTNILKRYYFPLHKSIERIINKGEIKFIIDCHTMLAVGAKNSVDSGKPRPLIIIENIVKHNEKDIKTCTDELALGFLECMKTFFSEEDATVAGRFNLNNNLFNPYILKKYGLGSIPMLRFSISRSLFLNDTYFSYDYLRIDDIRISELRKMIWKGIEKFSYKYL from the coding sequence ATGAAAGGAAGGCTTCCAATTTTAATTATCATTCCTCATGGCGGACAGAGAGTGCCTGATGAATTATCTGGTTTAGAGGTGATCGATAGGTTTAATCTATTCATTGAATCCGATACCTGTGCAAATGAACTCTTTGCCTTTGAAAATGAGGTGATTTCAAAAATAGATACACAAATTTCACGCCTCTTCGTAGATCTCGACAGAAGTCCTCTCTCTACTACTCAACGATCCTACGATGGTGTGTTAAAACGGGAAACCATTACTGGCAAGAAAATATATAGAGATGGAGTTTTCCCTGACGAAATAGCCATGACCAATATATTAAAGAGATACTACTTTCCCTTACACAAATCTATCGAAAGGATTATTAATAAAGGAGAGATTAAATTTATTATTGATTGCCATACGATGTTGGCAGTTGGGGCAAAGAACTCAGTTGATTCAGGGAAGCCAAGACCACTAATTATTATAGAGAATATAGTTAAGCATAACGAGAAAGATATAAAGACATGCACAGATGAATTGGCTTTAGGATTCCTTGAATGTATGAAAACGTTCTTTTCTGAGGAAGACGCTACTGTTGCTGGAAGATTCAACCTGAATAATAATTTATTTAATCCCTATATATTGAAAAAATATGGTTTAGGGAGTATCCCAATGTTAAGATTTTCAATTTCAAGATCGCTTTTCCTAAACGATACCTACTTTAGTTACGATTATTTAAGGATTGATGATATTAGGATATCTGAACTCAGGAAAATGATATGGAAGGGAATAGAGAAATTTTCTTATAAATATTTATAA
- the tsaB gene encoding tRNA (adenosine(37)-N6)-threonylcarbamoyltransferase complex dimerization subunit type 1 TsaB — MNILMIDTATSVELVAATSIDKTSDKTRAIDVSHSTSLFDSIDCTLKDLGISINDIDVIGVGIGPGSFTGIRIAVSTARMLAQVLEVPLIGIKTHLIYATSVEASINENILIAFDAKKGRVFGALYRRGENPLHPNEIIPPGDYQMDFLIDNIVNEYMTYLVGDGAEKFYSLINSRINIHRLMSNFIPSGEIACELTKIQYHKSPTQYSDINSVIPLYTRKSDAEIVKHIKNRQ; from the coding sequence TTGAATATCCTGATGATTGACACTGCCACCTCTGTGGAATTAGTAGCAGCTACATCAATTGATAAGACATCAGATAAAACTAGAGCAATAGATGTATCTCACTCAACAAGCCTTTTTGATAGTATTGATTGTACATTAAAGGATTTAGGCATATCGATCAACGACATAGATGTTATCGGTGTTGGAATCGGACCAGGATCCTTTACTGGTATACGAATCGCAGTAAGCACAGCAAGGATGTTAGCTCAAGTGCTTGAGGTTCCACTTATAGGTATTAAAACTCATCTTATCTATGCCACTTCAGTAGAGGCGAGTATAAATGAAAATATTCTAATAGCCTTTGATGCTAAAAAGGGTAGGGTCTTTGGGGCTTTGTACAGGAGAGGTGAAAATCCCTTGCATCCTAATGAGATTATCCCACCTGGTGATTACCAAATGGATTTTTTAATAGATAACATTGTTAATGAATATATGACGTATTTAGTTGGGGATGGTGCAGAAAAATTTTATAGCCTTATAAATAGCAGAATAAATATTCATAGGCTTATGTCAAATTTTATACCATCTGGAGAAATCGCATGCGAGTTAACAAAAATTCAATATCACAAATCGCCCACCCAGTATAGTGATATCAACAGTGTAATCCCCTTATATACGAGAAAATCAGATGCTGAAATTGTTAAACACATCAAAAACAGACAGTAA
- a CDS encoding DUF1577 domain-containing protein, producing MEVKHRRERDFEDLNSYDNILELLGADFRNRDFHLKHTFDKSEVRITEILDDGSIMIVTDPDFMPEDKNITIYGLLDRYLELNLDLEEVRGPGYFKCKIDNIKRATRVRKDIRFKVNPDDVVATNFKVSKHTIDITNFKIPTSIKVILDQFQSRNSKLSDIVKVDILEYGEIIFDEVKKTGKALFIEDTSKQESHKALTEDFIDLYNLLGDQLETYMKKNIERGYKSLIICPVIYISETEESLPFAYIQIISKGDLFTLDRMIEIKELSFNLVDRIRDANTILLQVHQQIIDISRSGAKIKISNENLKKYLVHSKGFIFDIVFKLQAPITIYAEIRCIFHDNDNNMYIGVDFEGNSSREDEMKRFNSILEPMIKDYKKRLIKEVKQKR from the coding sequence ATGGAAGTCAAGCATAGAAGAGAGAGAGATTTTGAGGATTTGAACAGCTATGATAATATTCTTGAACTGTTGGGAGCTGACTTCAGAAATAGAGATTTTCACCTTAAGCATACTTTTGACAAGAGTGAGGTTCGGATAACGGAAATCCTGGATGACGGAAGCATTATGATCGTTACTGATCCTGATTTTATGCCTGAAGATAAGAATATCACTATATATGGGTTGTTGGACAGATATCTAGAATTAAATTTGGACCTGGAAGAGGTTCGGGGCCCAGGATATTTCAAATGTAAAATAGATAACATAAAAAGGGCAACCAGGGTAAGGAAAGATATAAGGTTTAAGGTTAATCCAGATGATGTTGTTGCTACCAATTTCAAGGTCTCGAAACATACTATTGATATCACTAATTTCAAGATTCCAACCAGTATAAAAGTGATACTCGATCAATTCCAATCAAGGAATTCAAAACTATCGGATATAGTTAAGGTAGATATTCTTGAGTACGGAGAGATAATTTTTGATGAGGTTAAAAAGACGGGCAAAGCTCTATTCATAGAGGATACATCGAAACAAGAATCACACAAGGCATTAACAGAGGATTTCATTGATCTGTACAACCTTCTAGGAGATCAGCTTGAGACTTATATGAAAAAGAATATTGAGAGAGGCTATAAATCTCTAATTATATGCCCAGTTATATATATTTCTGAAACAGAGGAGTCTTTACCTTTTGCATATATTCAGATTATATCAAAGGGAGATCTTTTTACGCTAGATAGAATGATTGAGATTAAAGAACTCTCATTTAATCTTGTTGATAGGATAAGAGATGCTAATACCATATTATTGCAGGTTCATCAGCAGATTATTGATATAAGCAGATCCGGGGCGAAGATCAAGATAAGCAATGAGAATCTGAAAAAATATCTCGTACATTCCAAGGGTTTTATTTTTGATATAGTATTTAAGCTTCAGGCGCCTATTACGATTTATGCTGAGATTCGGTGTATTTTTCATGATAATGATAATAATATGTATATTGGTGTAGATTTTGAGGGTAATTCATCGCGAGAGGATGAGATGAAACGATTCAACTCTATATTAGAACCAATGATAAAGGATTATAAGAAAAGGCTTATAAAAGAGGTGAAGCAGAAAAGATAA
- a CDS encoding tetratricopeptide repeat protein has translation MRRLLFIIVHIFIVALSLTLAGERNGEIEDLIINANQLYKEGNYSDAVERYSKAINLKHTNGHLYYNLGNAYFRMNQLGYAILNYERARLLMPRDADLDYNLRYVRQQARDMIEKRVGFFSSTFFWLRSVTLKEIFWIFVIINIAFWSILIFRLFYKQEWIYYLMIISLVTWIISGTSFACKYYVIQTDNRAVVIGEEVNVLSGPDAGDTILFKLHSGTIVNIERDEDGWKLVCLQDNKRGWIQTEFVESIRFN, from the coding sequence GTGAGAAGATTATTATTTATAATTGTTCATATATTCATTGTTGCGTTATCTCTGACCTTAGCAGGTGAGAGGAATGGCGAGATTGAAGACCTAATCATTAATGCTAATCAGTTATATAAAGAAGGCAACTATAGTGATGCAGTTGAAAGATATTCTAAGGCCATAAATTTAAAACATACCAATGGTCATCTCTATTATAATCTGGGTAATGCCTATTTTCGTATGAATCAGTTAGGCTATGCTATTCTCAATTATGAAAGGGCTCGACTCCTTATGCCAAGGGATGCAGATCTTGATTATAATCTCAGATATGTCCGTCAACAGGCAAGGGATATGATTGAAAAGAGGGTGGGTTTTTTCAGTTCCACATTCTTCTGGTTACGTTCTGTAACCCTTAAGGAGATATTCTGGATATTCGTAATAATAAATATTGCATTCTGGTCAATATTGATATTTCGTTTGTTTTATAAACAAGAATGGATCTACTATCTCATGATAATATCCCTTGTCACCTGGATTATTTCAGGAACCTCCTTCGCATGTAAGTATTATGTTATTCAGACGGATAATCGTGCTGTTGTTATTGGTGAAGAGGTTAATGTGTTATCAGGCCCTGACGCTGGGGATACGATTCTCTTTAAACTTCACTCTGGGACGATCGTTAATATTGAGAGGGATGAGGATGGATGGAAACTTGTCTGTCTTCAGGATAACAAAAGGGGATGGATTCAGACAGAATTTGTTGAATCAATCAGATTTAATTAG
- the tsaE gene encoding tRNA (adenosine(37)-N6)-threonylcarbamoyltransferase complex ATPase subunit type 1 TsaE yields the protein MKREIITYSEEETLLWAEGIGRNAKRGDIYALYGEIGTGKTITTKGIARGLGIDEDITSPSFILLEIYNNEIPLYHFDLYRIENDVEFDMLSFEEYWEGRGVSVIEWAERAENRLPYTAIKICIEWIKHNIRRIIIEYPDD from the coding sequence ATGAAAAGAGAGATTATTACATACTCAGAGGAAGAGACTCTCCTATGGGCAGAGGGAATTGGCAGGAATGCCAAAAGAGGTGATATCTATGCGTTATATGGCGAGATAGGCACCGGGAAAACCATCACTACAAAGGGTATAGCAAGGGGATTGGGAATTGATGAAGATATTACAAGCCCTTCCTTTATTTTATTAGAAATATATAATAATGAGATTCCCCTTTATCATTTTGATCTCTATAGGATTGAGAATGATGTTGAATTTGACATGCTCAGCTTTGAGGAATACTGGGAAGGGAGGGGGGTATCTGTAATAGAATGGGCGGAGAGGGCTGAAAATAGATTGCCCTATACTGCGATAAAAATATGTATTGAATGGATAAAGCATAATATTAGGAGAATAATAATTGAATATCCTGATGATTGA